From Methanosarcina lacustris Z-7289, one genomic window encodes:
- a CDS encoding energy-coupling factor transporter transmembrane component T family protein gives MKEIMQYINRDSFLHRMNPLSKIAAVTGIITLGVFTTNPEVLAFMVLGIFLASLVAGLQQELLKQLKLLVFLSVTLVLLTVFTLKSGETVGYLIPAGILTAGGLVPVTTGALDFGTVLSLRFFAMLFAFQLLVVTTKPSDLMKALMAIHIPVDYVLMFVIALRFIPSLQIEGQRIHEAQLARGYNPGKGLRGKIMSVKPILVPLVANSLGRTQVLGLTMDMRGYRSRQSVEKNKLSWNKTDVAALGGVVVMGLGVVLGGFM, from the coding sequence ATGAAAGAGATTATGCAATACATAAACAGGGACAGCTTTTTACACCGCATGAACCCGCTTTCGAAGATCGCTGCAGTAACGGGCATAATTACCCTTGGCGTGTTCACAACAAACCCCGAAGTCCTGGCTTTTATGGTGCTTGGGATTTTTCTGGCTTCCTTAGTAGCCGGGCTCCAGCAGGAACTCCTCAAGCAGCTGAAACTCCTGGTTTTTCTGAGTGTCACCCTGGTCCTGCTCACCGTTTTCACCCTGAAAAGCGGGGAAACTGTCGGCTACCTGATTCCTGCCGGTATCCTTACAGCCGGAGGGCTTGTCCCGGTAACAACCGGAGCCCTGGACTTTGGAACCGTCCTTTCCCTCCGTTTCTTTGCAATGCTTTTTGCCTTCCAGCTCCTGGTGGTCACCACAAAACCAAGTGACCTCATGAAAGCTCTCATGGCAATCCACATCCCTGTGGACTACGTGCTCATGTTCGTAATTGCCCTCCGCTTCATCCCGAGCCTCCAGATAGAGGGTCAGCGCATCCACGAAGCCCAGCTCGCAAGGGGCTACAACCCCGGGAAAGGCCTCCGCGGAAAAATTATGAGTGTAAAGCCGATCCTGGTGCCTCTGGTTGCAAATTCCCTTGGAAGGACCCAGGTGCTCGGCCTGACCATGGATATGAGGGGCTACAGGAGCCGACAGAGCGTTGAGAAAAATAAGCTTTCCTGGAACAAGACCGATGTGGCAGCCCTGGGCGGTGTGGTTGTTATGGGGCTGGGAGTGGTGCTTGGCGGATTTATGTAA
- a CDS encoding LSM domain-containing protein, translated as MFPNKKVQKIVGSRIQVEMKGDLNLLEGTLKSVDDYMNLHLEDTMEIVKGEKVRSLGSVVLRGNNIILITPVED; from the coding sequence TTGTTCCCAAATAAAAAAGTTCAGAAAATCGTTGGATCAAGGATCCAGGTAGAAATGAAAGGCGACCTTAATTTGCTAGAAGGCACTCTGAAGAGTGTGGACGACTATATGAATCTTCATCTTGAGGATACAATGGAGATCGTAAAAGGGGAAAAAGTCCGTTCCCTTGGTTCTGTAGTGCTTCGGGGCAATAACATCATACTGATCACTCCTGTCGAAGACTGA
- a CDS encoding DUF5814 domain-containing protein — MTLWVLSSAEKSKIVVMTIKDRMKQPLSIAELHIKDSYKGPRPHKIRLLTGKNEEFIPPQQFIELLRSANRIMLTEGGNPANEVAFLEMLKAFQLSADRVKICKHCWLNKRFNFVNSKSIKYHDELICEDCAKEELLRSIRSADTPYGEKSVDFLEKVLHKTRDLDRTIRMLSPERLDPEFTRYDTIRTKPYESTVRVNNLPLAKKFKELLLQKSETLLPVQALSVEAGLLEGKNQFVVSATATGKTLIGEMAGIQNLLDKKGKMLYLVPLVALANQKYDQFTERYSKLGIITSIKIGAILIKTSQRVKMHTSPNADIIVGTYEGVDHMLRSGNADFLGKIGTVVIDEVHMLEDQERGHRLDGLIGRLRYAAPEAQFIYLSATVAKPEAYAKKLGAQLILYDHRPVPLDRHLLFCQDDEKSKLISQLAKEEYSMLSSKKHRGQTIVFTNSRRNCHKLAGALSIQASPYHAGLSQYERKKVETMFAKGELPVIVTTAALAAGVDFPASQVIFESLAMGIDWISVQEFLQMSGRAGRPDYHDRGIVVLMPVPGKSYSSSQSDTEEEVAIKLLQGEMLSAGVEYGEAEQLEEVLASVAVTSSVQDLRKIHSLMFGGFDLDKLVSRLQSYRFLEKKGNKVTPTLFGKIIAAHFLPVSKAFLIRDAVLAENSPIKIVTNLEFFDAAYFKYSNQIGSSLHVNMPSRVFQGAALDIVFDGDSLSQLDQKIRALMLNFASDFLTCTCRDSPYCGCAEQKFSENILRLRMEGLDPTQIIKILEGKYGISAYQGDVFGYLDGAVRNLDAVELIARVHSKKGVSEEAKKLKKKVQG; from the coding sequence ATGACGCTCTGGGTCCTAAGCTCTGCTGAAAAATCAAAAATTGTAGTGATGACCATAAAGGACAGGATGAAGCAGCCGCTTTCCATAGCTGAGCTCCATATAAAGGACAGTTATAAAGGTCCACGGCCTCATAAAATTAGGCTTCTTACCGGTAAAAATGAGGAATTTATTCCTCCCCAGCAGTTCATAGAGCTTTTGCGCAGTGCAAACAGGATTATGCTCACAGAAGGAGGGAACCCTGCTAATGAAGTGGCTTTTCTTGAAATGCTCAAGGCCTTTCAACTCAGTGCAGATAGGGTGAAGATCTGTAAACACTGCTGGCTCAATAAGCGTTTTAACTTTGTAAACAGCAAATCCATCAAGTATCACGATGAGCTCATATGTGAAGATTGTGCGAAAGAAGAATTGCTTCGGTCAATCCGTTCAGCAGATACACCGTACGGCGAAAAATCGGTTGATTTCCTTGAGAAGGTTCTCCACAAAACAAGAGACCTTGACAGGACAATCCGTATGCTGAGTCCTGAGAGGCTGGATCCGGAATTCACACGTTATGATACTATCAGGACAAAACCCTACGAATCCACAGTCAGGGTAAATAACCTTCCCCTTGCAAAAAAGTTCAAAGAATTACTTCTTCAGAAATCCGAGACCCTGCTGCCCGTGCAGGCATTGTCTGTAGAAGCCGGGCTTCTGGAAGGAAAAAACCAGTTTGTGGTTTCTGCAACTGCAACCGGAAAAACTCTGATTGGGGAGATGGCAGGGATTCAGAACCTGCTGGATAAAAAAGGGAAAATGCTTTACCTGGTTCCCCTTGTAGCTCTTGCAAACCAGAAGTATGACCAGTTTACGGAACGTTATTCAAAGCTCGGGATCATAACCTCCATAAAGATCGGTGCAATTCTCATAAAGACCTCCCAGCGGGTGAAAATGCATACAAGCCCGAACGCGGACATAATTGTGGGGACCTATGAAGGCGTAGACCACATGCTCCGCTCAGGAAATGCTGATTTTCTTGGCAAAATAGGGACTGTTGTTATAGATGAGGTCCATATGCTTGAAGATCAGGAAAGGGGGCACAGGCTGGACGGGCTTATAGGAAGGCTTCGCTATGCTGCGCCTGAAGCTCAGTTCATCTACCTCTCTGCAACCGTTGCAAAACCTGAAGCCTATGCAAAGAAACTCGGAGCCCAGCTTATCCTCTATGACCACAGGCCGGTTCCCCTTGACAGGCATCTCCTTTTTTGCCAGGATGACGAAAAGTCAAAACTGATTTCCCAGCTTGCAAAAGAAGAGTATTCAATGCTCTCTTCGAAAAAGCACAGGGGACAAACAATAGTTTTTACGAATTCCAGGAGAAACTGCCATAAGCTTGCAGGAGCCCTGTCAATCCAGGCTTCCCCTTACCATGCAGGGCTTTCACAGTATGAAAGAAAAAAGGTGGAAACCATGTTTGCAAAAGGGGAGCTTCCGGTAATCGTGACCACTGCTGCCCTTGCAGCCGGAGTGGATTTCCCGGCTTCCCAGGTTATATTCGAATCCCTTGCAATGGGTATAGACTGGATTTCTGTCCAGGAGTTCCTACAGATGAGCGGAAGGGCAGGCAGACCTGATTATCATGATCGGGGCATTGTAGTGCTCATGCCTGTGCCGGGAAAATCCTATTCAAGCTCACAGTCCGATACTGAAGAAGAGGTTGCAATCAAGTTACTGCAGGGTGAGATGCTCTCTGCAGGAGTAGAGTACGGGGAAGCCGAACAGCTTGAAGAGGTGCTTGCATCAGTTGCAGTTACCTCTTCAGTCCAGGACTTAAGGAAGATCCATTCCCTTATGTTTGGGGGTTTTGACCTGGATAAACTGGTTTCCCGCCTCCAGAGCTACAGATTCCTGGAGAAAAAGGGAAATAAAGTAACACCTACTCTATTCGGGAAAATTATTGCAGCTCATTTCCTTCCTGTCTCCAAAGCTTTCCTGATTCGAGATGCCGTGCTTGCGGAAAACAGTCCCATTAAAATTGTAACCAATCTGGAATTTTTCGATGCTGCATACTTCAAGTATTCAAACCAGATCGGCAGCTCTCTGCATGTGAATATGCCTTCGAGGGTTTTTCAGGGGGCAGCCCTTGATATTGTCTTTGATGGAGACTCTCTGTCCCAGCTGGACCAAAAAATAAGGGCACTTATGCTGAACTTTGCCTCGGATTTTTTAACCTGCACGTGCAGAGACTCACCTTATTGCGGATGCGCAGAACAGAAGTTTTCAGAGAATATTCTCCGGCTGCGTATGGAAGGGCTGGACCCTACTCAGATAATTAAGATACTTGAGGGTAAGTACGGCATTTCCGCATACCAGGGCGATGTTTTTGGGTATCTGGATGGTGCAGTACGCAATCTTGATGCTGTGGAACTGATCGCAAGGGTCCACTCGAAAAAGGGAGTCTCAGAAGAAGCAAAGAAGCTTAAGAAGAAAGTCCAGGGCTGA
- a CDS encoding DUF373 family protein, which produces MQTLVICIDRDNDLGEKAKMGTPIVGREANVQAAVALGIADPEDSDTNTIFGGIRILDELRAKGVDAEIVSFAGDKNVGVISDQKIADQLELYLQMNDVKRAVFVSDGAEDETLVPIVQSRMKIDSVKRIVVMQSENLESTYYILKHAFSDPKISQTFFVPIGLAFLIYAIFLLAHYPEGAVVGILAAVGLYMLYRGFGLDDIVALEKERLWDAFLEQKMVFISYTAALLISLVATVYGSMEIWKLYSAEGVWYHGTLTLISVFINVSVWWYAAALLLANLGKIFDLRMDGRPIYRNISLSLFVIATGLLFWGASTYILAVASMSDGVFSDPSLTLQYFVYSIIFAILIALAGIKYSMSNQTPENEKKVRRRKNKKIA; this is translated from the coding sequence ATGCAGACCTTAGTTATATGCATAGACAGGGATAACGACCTGGGCGAAAAAGCAAAAATGGGAACTCCTATTGTAGGAAGGGAGGCAAATGTTCAGGCAGCAGTTGCACTCGGGATTGCTGACCCTGAGGATTCGGACACAAATACGATTTTCGGAGGGATCCGGATCCTTGACGAGCTTCGGGCAAAAGGAGTTGATGCTGAGATCGTTTCTTTTGCAGGGGATAAAAATGTTGGAGTGATCTCAGACCAGAAGATCGCCGACCAGCTCGAACTTTATCTCCAGATGAACGACGTGAAGAGAGCCGTCTTTGTCTCGGATGGGGCAGAGGATGAAACTCTTGTCCCTATTGTGCAGTCCCGAATGAAAATTGACTCCGTAAAACGTATTGTTGTTATGCAGAGTGAAAATCTGGAAAGCACATATTATATCCTCAAACACGCCTTCAGCGACCCCAAGATCTCTCAGACTTTTTTTGTGCCGATAGGCCTTGCTTTTCTTATTTATGCCATCTTCCTGCTTGCCCACTATCCCGAAGGGGCAGTTGTGGGAATTCTTGCAGCCGTCGGGCTTTACATGCTGTACAGGGGCTTTGGGCTCGATGATATTGTTGCCCTCGAAAAAGAAAGGCTCTGGGATGCTTTCCTTGAGCAGAAAATGGTTTTTATCAGCTACACTGCTGCCCTGCTTATCAGTCTTGTAGCCACTGTATACGGATCTATGGAGATCTGGAAACTCTACTCCGCAGAAGGGGTCTGGTATCACGGCACCCTGACTCTTATTTCGGTCTTCATCAATGTCTCTGTCTGGTGGTATGCAGCAGCCCTCCTGCTTGCAAACCTGGGAAAGATTTTCGACCTCCGGATGGATGGAAGGCCCATATATAGAAATATCTCCCTATCCCTCTTTGTGATAGCAACCGGCCTTCTTTTCTGGGGGGCAAGCACATACATCCTGGCAGTAGCCTCCATGTCGGACGGGGTCTTTAGCGATCCTTCCCTTACACTGCAGTACTTCGTATATTCAATTATATTTGCAATCCTCATCGCACTTGCAGGGATAAAATATTCCATGTCAAACCAGACTCCAGAAAACGAGAAGAAAGTGAGAAGAAGAAAAAATAAAAAAATCGCATGA
- a CDS encoding helix-turn-helix transcriptional regulator, with protein MDLEEEAYNIIRRHKDGVFQNVIWKELDIDSRKCSRIIKKLLDKDLIIREVGVSNGARTYLLKAKEEVKEKYDLLLSRDLFSACTGCTGDCEPEYCGRLSEWIENLTVENAEKSGEVEEDTNIEAEDEDEFEEEILKES; from the coding sequence ATGGATCTTGAAGAAGAAGCATACAATATAATACGAAGACATAAAGACGGCGTTTTCCAGAATGTTATCTGGAAAGAGCTGGATATCGACAGCAGGAAGTGCTCCAGAATCATAAAAAAGCTTCTGGACAAAGACCTGATTATCCGTGAGGTGGGAGTCTCAAACGGAGCAAGGACATACCTCCTGAAAGCAAAAGAGGAGGTTAAAGAGAAATACGACCTTCTGCTCTCCAGAGACCTGTTTTCAGCCTGTACTGGCTGTACCGGGGATTGTGAGCCCGAGTACTGCGGAAGACTCAGTGAATGGATCGAAAACCTTACGGTAGAAAATGCTGAGAAATCTGGAGAAGTCGAAGAAGACACGAATATTGAAGCTGAAGACGAGGACGAATTTGAAGAAGAGATCTTAAAGGAAAGTTGA
- a CDS encoding DUF3467 domain-containing protein gives MAEDVESRENIESAASKKGKKSITIDFVKPEDFRQIYAIGAAGGHSPYDFRIGFYNDTPKMFGDSSESRVIERRVEAEVILSPVAALELNRWLTQHINEYESVFGPIARAIPRMPKKEPAKVDESTDIQGYI, from the coding sequence ATGGCCGAAGATGTAGAATCCAGGGAAAATATTGAAAGTGCAGCTTCCAAAAAAGGGAAAAAGAGTATTACAATCGATTTTGTAAAGCCTGAAGACTTCCGGCAGATATATGCAATAGGAGCTGCAGGTGGGCACAGTCCTTATGATTTCAGGATTGGTTTTTACAACGATACCCCGAAGATGTTTGGAGACTCCTCAGAGTCCAGGGTTATCGAAAGGCGTGTTGAAGCCGAAGTGATACTTTCTCCTGTTGCAGCTCTTGAACTGAACCGTTGGCTGACCCAGCACATAAATGAGTACGAATCCGTTTTCGGGCCCATTGCAAGAGCGATCCCGAGAATGCCCAAAAAAGAGCCCGCAAAAGTTGACGAAAGCACTGATATTCAGGGTTACATCTAA
- a CDS encoding tryptophan transporter, giving the protein MKSQDIAIVGILLAVGAIVRYLSLVIPGPIVSNLVIAFYCLAIILVVPKFTEVIGIGIVAGIVCALLSHSIFPPANLISEPIGAVTCLFTYKALSNKLSISPALSTLLGTLASGTSFVIVAILMVAPTIRSNFPTMGAFIATIIPIVVLTAVANAVIVQILYVPASKVLARGKA; this is encoded by the coding sequence ATGAAATCTCAGGATATTGCTATTGTTGGAATTTTGCTCGCAGTCGGCGCAATCGTGCGCTATTTGTCCCTTGTTATCCCGGGTCCCATAGTCTCGAATCTCGTAATAGCCTTTTACTGTCTTGCAATTATCCTTGTCGTACCCAAATTTACGGAAGTCATAGGGATAGGGATTGTAGCAGGCATCGTATGTGCCCTTCTCAGCCATTCCATTTTTCCACCTGCAAACCTTATCAGTGAACCAATAGGAGCAGTCACATGCCTGTTCACATATAAAGCTCTCAGTAACAAGCTGTCAATCTCTCCGGCTCTTTCAACCCTGCTAGGGACCCTTGCCAGCGGGACAAGCTTTGTAATTGTTGCAATTCTCATGGTTGCCCCTACAATCCGTTCCAATTTTCCCACCATGGGAGCTTTCATAGCCACTATTATCCCAATTGTAGTGTTGACTGCAGTTGCTAACGCCGTCATTGTCCAGATCCTCTATGTTCCTGCTTCAAAAGTACTTGCCCGGGGGAAAGCATAA
- a CDS encoding ABC transporter ATP-binding protein, which produces MIEIRNFSYIYGTAGNPALDSISLQIPAGELLLVTGHSAAGKTTLAFAMAGIFHHEIGGRIEGDLSFKGKDIRSFDGMKELSLHIGMVFDDAESQLIFTTVEEEIRSGLENRFHSEAEIGRRLKEVMELCEISHLKHRAPHTLSGGQKQKVALAATLALDTEVLILDEATAELDTKAVRKVFSVLKRLKEAGKTIIIVDHNIEDFLEIGDRVVLLEKGKIKAIKNPSDFKATFHTHEEGTTSLPLTSLPLSKNDGQPIISVEKLTQRYGEVLALDSIDLDIYPGELVAILGENGSGKTTLVKHFNGLLRPYSGNVTVKGLDTSTVPINELVKHTGLVFQNPDNMLFEDTVEAEVNFGLNNIGVKGPEAAKAILHSLELVNLGEKQKVFPRHLSRGERQRLAVACVVAMKPELIVLDEPTTGLDAKEADLMMQLMRKLQLEGHTIVMVTHNLQIVRDHVERVIRMESGKIVEDSVNRKFSSKECVSKECVSNECVSKECVRGGTCA; this is translated from the coding sequence ATGATCGAAATCAGGAACTTCTCGTATATCTATGGCACAGCTGGAAACCCGGCTCTGGACAGCATCTCCCTCCAAATTCCGGCAGGAGAGCTGCTCCTTGTCACCGGACACAGTGCAGCAGGAAAAACAACGCTTGCCTTTGCGATGGCAGGGATTTTCCACCATGAAATAGGGGGCCGGATCGAAGGAGATCTCTCTTTCAAAGGAAAGGATATCAGAAGCTTTGATGGCATGAAGGAACTGAGCCTGCATATAGGGATGGTTTTTGATGATGCTGAGTCCCAGCTTATCTTCACAACCGTCGAAGAAGAAATCCGCTCAGGGCTCGAAAATCGCTTCCACTCCGAAGCCGAAATAGGGCGCAGGCTAAAAGAGGTAATGGAACTCTGTGAAATCAGCCACCTGAAACACCGGGCTCCTCACACCCTGTCTGGAGGACAGAAGCAGAAAGTTGCCCTTGCAGCAACCCTCGCCCTGGACACGGAAGTCCTGATCCTTGACGAAGCTACAGCCGAACTGGATACAAAAGCCGTAAGAAAAGTCTTTTCCGTCCTGAAGCGCTTAAAAGAAGCCGGAAAGACGATCATAATCGTCGACCACAACATAGAGGACTTCCTGGAAATAGGGGATAGAGTCGTGCTTCTTGAAAAGGGCAAAATAAAGGCCATTAAAAATCCCTCGGACTTTAAAGCAACCTTTCACACACATGAGGAAGGTACAACAAGCCTTCCCCTAACAAGCCTTCCCCTTTCAAAAAATGATGGACAGCCGATTATTTCCGTAGAGAAACTTACCCAGCGCTATGGAGAAGTCCTGGCGCTCGACAGTATTGACCTTGATATCTACCCCGGAGAGCTCGTTGCCATCCTGGGAGAAAACGGCTCAGGCAAGACTACCCTTGTGAAACATTTCAACGGCCTTCTGCGCCCTTACTCCGGAAACGTGACCGTAAAGGGGCTCGATACCTCCACAGTTCCCATAAACGAACTCGTGAAGCACACAGGCCTGGTCTTCCAGAACCCGGACAACATGCTCTTTGAAGATACCGTTGAAGCCGAAGTCAATTTCGGGCTGAATAATATTGGAGTAAAAGGGCCTGAAGCAGCAAAGGCAATTCTCCATTCCCTGGAGCTCGTAAACCTTGGTGAAAAGCAGAAAGTCTTTCCCCGCCACCTGAGCCGGGGAGAGAGGCAGAGGCTGGCTGTTGCCTGCGTAGTTGCAATGAAGCCTGAACTGATAGTGCTTGACGAGCCCACCACAGGCCTGGACGCCAAAGAGGCAGACCTGATGATGCAGCTCATGCGAAAGCTCCAGCTGGAAGGCCACACCATAGTCATGGTGACTCATAACCTGCAGATCGTTAGAGACCATGTCGAAAGGGTCATTCGTATGGAGTCCGGAAAAATTGTGGAAGATTCGGTTAACAGGAAATTTTCCAGTAAAGAATGTGTTAGTAAAGAATGTGTCAGTAACGAATGTGTCAGTAAAGAATGTGTTAGAGGAGGCACATGCGCATGA
- a CDS encoding VTT domain-containing protein, which translates to MNPKKLAFYLWLLLITGGVTAYLLFPDTINILFLDELSNQYHYIALGIYFLLLSARGLTMIPSTPLLLAGVLIFDPVELFVVNMAGILSSSTIVYYFSQYLGFDTYFETKYGKYTHKIRNGLTDKELPVIVGWSFFPLVPTDLIVYVGSSLRIPLLKCLLGVFVGESVINAFYILSTTLILKL; encoded by the coding sequence ATGAACCCGAAGAAGCTCGCTTTTTACCTCTGGTTGCTCCTTATCACAGGGGGGGTAACAGCTTACCTCCTCTTCCCTGACACAATAAACATCCTTTTCCTGGATGAACTCTCCAATCAATATCATTACATAGCACTGGGTATCTATTTCCTGCTCCTCTCAGCCAGAGGCCTGACCATGATTCCTTCAACTCCTCTCCTCCTGGCAGGGGTATTGATCTTTGACCCCGTGGAACTCTTTGTCGTAAACATGGCAGGGATACTGAGCTCCTCCACCATAGTATACTATTTCTCTCAATATCTGGGCTTTGACACATATTTCGAAACAAAATACGGCAAATATACCCACAAAATAAGGAATGGGCTCACAGACAAAGAACTCCCGGTAATTGTCGGCTGGAGTTTTTTTCCGCTCGTACCCACGGATTTGATAGTGTATGTAGGATCAAGCCTGAGAATACCTTTGCTCAAATGCCTGCTGGGAGTTTTTGTGGGGGAATCCGTAATCAATGCATTTTACATCCTTTCGACAACATTGATCCTGAAGCTTTAA
- the mtnP gene encoding S-methyl-5'-thioadenosine phosphorylase: MEKAAEIAEIAVLGGVGFSSYRDCESRSVKTPYGEVTVYLTSIKGRTIAIVPRHAEEIHIPPHRVNYRANIWAVHSLGVKRVISTNSVGSMRGHPVGSFVVLDDFIDFTCSRSSSFYDDTTVHVDVTEPYCPEIKAALKSALGKQGLSYTEGIYACTEGPRFETRAEIRMMSQFADVVGMTGVPEVVLAKELSLCYASLAIVTNQACGMTTQKLTADEVTEVVGKAQDSIFEILSDAIEKIPETQNCMCRFAKEGACL, from the coding sequence ATGGAGAAGGCAGCTGAAATTGCAGAAATTGCAGTGCTTGGAGGTGTGGGTTTCAGCTCATACAGGGACTGCGAAAGCCGATCGGTGAAGACTCCCTATGGAGAGGTAACCGTATATTTAACCAGCATAAAAGGACGGACTATTGCAATAGTTCCCAGGCATGCTGAAGAAATCCATATCCCGCCGCACAGGGTTAACTACAGGGCAAATATCTGGGCCGTTCACTCCCTTGGAGTAAAACGCGTAATATCCACAAACTCGGTAGGGTCAATGCGAGGGCATCCCGTTGGCAGTTTTGTCGTGCTTGACGATTTCATTGATTTTACCTGCAGCAGATCTTCTTCTTTTTATGACGATACAACTGTCCACGTTGATGTTACTGAGCCCTATTGCCCTGAAATAAAGGCAGCTCTTAAGTCTGCCCTGGGAAAACAGGGACTTTCCTATACCGAGGGAATTTATGCCTGTACTGAAGGTCCCCGCTTTGAGACCCGGGCTGAAATCCGCATGATGAGCCAGTTTGCAGATGTTGTTGGCATGACGGGCGTGCCAGAAGTCGTCCTTGCAAAGGAACTCAGTCTCTGTTACGCTTCTCTTGCCATCGTTACAAACCAGGCATGCGGGATGACCACGCAGAAATTAACAGCAGATGAAGTCACAGAAGTTGTCGGGAAGGCTCAGGACTCAATCTTCGAAATTCTCTCGGATGCGATTGAAAAAATTCCAGAGACGCAGAATTGCATGTGCAGGTTTGCAAAGGAAGGAGCCTGCCTTTAA
- a CDS encoding PGF-pre-PGF domain-containing protein, producing the protein MIPSNTVAYRTNSDVELAEEDSGLSGTGSTTSLIFENASAAVYIEKETYNNEFATISVTTKNNGEKSGEDHIIVSFPNNEEILSVGGSGDGVEFYPYGNSIDDKELAQQFISNGNHAKFVFAKNTTSITYIEFDPKKTFGKITTIVETLKEKSTQVTELPSGEVYENTNIWVGNEGTENPESIENAIVGFKVEKNWINSNGMDPSSVKLWKFDDGKWVELFTIQTSEDDDYAYYEADTPGFSTFSIMALYPEEDPEGTYRALANSVYDKDFKAVLGASGEKESDVIDSEVRMNNSEIFGNLKKGLLQWLCLLQ; encoded by the coding sequence TTGATACCATCTAATACTGTAGCATATAGAACAAATTCAGATGTTGAACTTGCTGAGGAAGATAGCGGTCTTTCCGGAACAGGGTCCACAACTTCCCTTATTTTCGAAAATGCCAGCGCAGCTGTCTACATAGAGAAAGAAACTTACAATAATGAATTCGCTACTATTTCGGTAACAACAAAAAACAACGGAGAAAAATCAGGTGAAGACCATATTATTGTTTCGTTTCCGAATAATGAGGAAATATTGAGTGTAGGAGGAAGCGGAGACGGGGTAGAATTTTATCCGTATGGAAATTCGATTGATGATAAGGAACTCGCCCAGCAGTTTATCAGTAACGGTAACCATGCTAAATTTGTATTCGCAAAAAATACCACCTCAATAACGTACATTGAATTTGATCCCAAAAAGACCTTTGGAAAGATTACAACCATTGTTGAGACACTTAAAGAAAAATCTACCCAGGTAACGGAACTGCCCTCCGGGGAAGTTTATGAAAACACAAATATCTGGGTCGGAAACGAAGGGACTGAAAATCCGGAGAGCATTGAAAACGCAATTGTCGGCTTCAAGGTAGAGAAAAACTGGATTAATTCAAATGGTATGGACCCATCTTCTGTCAAGCTCTGGAAGTTTGACGATGGAAAATGGGTAGAACTCTTTACCATCCAGACCAGTGAAGACGATGACTACGCCTATTATGAAGCAGATACTCCAGGGTTCTCGACTTTTTCAATAATGGCCCTTTATCCGGAAGAAGACCCAGAAGGCACGTATCGTGCTCTGGCAAATTCTGTCTATGATAAGGATTTCAAGGCAGTTTTAGGGGCTTCAGGCGAGAAAGAATCCGATGTTATCGATTCAGAAGTCAGAATGAATAATTCCGAAATTTTCGGAAACCTGAAAAAAGGATTGTTGCAGTGGTTATGCTTGCTGCAGTAA